Proteins encoded within one genomic window of Prochlorococcus marinus str. MIT 9515:
- a CDS encoding HPP family protein, protein MKPLLSSLIRFCQKELDKGRYTQPSCKRWQPLLSFIGGLIAISCLGIISNLSNYSLLVAPFGASTVLLFAAPNSPLAQPRNLVFGNLTGAISAVLCVFLIGTSPLASGIAVGLAIALGQAFRCLHPPAGAVALLGVLLKASPIFILIPVLSGSLILLVIAFCFHRLQKREQSYPLHWL, encoded by the coding sequence ATGAAACCTCTTTTATCCTCTTTAATTAGATTCTGCCAAAAAGAACTTGATAAAGGTCGATATACCCAACCAAGTTGTAAAAGATGGCAGCCGTTACTCTCTTTTATAGGGGGATTAATTGCGATAAGTTGCCTAGGAATAATTAGCAATTTATCTAACTACTCTCTACTTGTTGCACCTTTTGGAGCTTCTACCGTTCTTTTGTTTGCCGCTCCCAATAGCCCTTTAGCTCAGCCAAGAAATCTTGTTTTTGGAAATTTAACAGGAGCTATCTCTGCAGTTCTTTGTGTCTTTTTAATAGGAACGTCTCCCTTAGCAAGTGGTATAGCAGTTGGACTGGCTATTGCTCTTGGTCAAGCTTTTCGATGTTTACATCCACCGGCTGGCGCAGTTGCATTACTGGGCGTCTTGCTAAAAGCATCACCTATTTTTATTTTAATTCCTGTCCTTTCTGGTTCACTAATATTATTAGTTATTGCCTTTTGCTTTCATCGTCTTCAAAAAAGAGAACAGTCTTATCCATTGCATTGGCTGTAA
- a CDS encoding BCCT family transporter: protein MYKAINSAKAFLSDQSLRSKSLIIGGLPLIIFLAICSINLNLAEKITNYGKDFALTNFGSTWLIMVVGICIVGFFLGFSPLGSLRIGGPDVKPSLNFFDWCAVLICTLLAGGGVFWSAAEPLIHFLSPASYFSDITGGTEQAIDPSLAVSFLHWGFLAWGLVASTVTITFSLLSQNGYPLRPRSLLIPIFPKRIVEGLVGDITDGLSVVAAVAGTVGPLGFLSLQLSNAAGKLSFLSNNSFLQTLIVLVLTLIFTISTLSGIQKGIKFLSEINIWLTIVLGVILLLIGPTFWLVNHFLSSNFLYLSDVKKLALPNPNDAWVKGWTIFYWGWFLGYAPLMGLFAAGVSKGRTFRELIIVVCIICPFVTNLWFTILGGNGIFLELNNPNLLGKELVEGGEAGVLFSILSQLPLSFLMIPISILLIVLFMCTSADSISYAAAIVVSGKENPPKKIRLFWALMIGFLTIALLRIGSEVGDKTSIDALQAFIVITAVPVTPLIISTIWTAPKLAIKEYVRLKKG, encoded by the coding sequence ATGTATAAAGCTATAAATAGTGCGAAAGCATTTTTAAGTGATCAATCTTTACGAAGTAAATCACTAATAATAGGGGGCTTGCCATTAATTATATTTCTGGCTATTTGTTCAATAAATTTAAATCTTGCTGAAAAAATTACTAATTATGGCAAAGACTTTGCTTTGACAAATTTTGGTTCTACTTGGCTAATAATGGTGGTTGGGATATGCATTGTTGGGTTCTTTTTAGGATTTTCTCCTCTTGGCTCTTTAAGAATTGGTGGACCTGATGTAAAACCATCTCTGAATTTTTTTGATTGGTGTGCGGTTTTAATATGTACTCTTCTTGCCGGTGGTGGAGTTTTTTGGTCTGCTGCAGAACCTTTGATTCACTTCTTAAGTCCCGCTAGTTATTTTTCTGATATTACGGGTGGAACAGAACAGGCTATTGATCCTTCTTTAGCAGTAAGTTTTCTCCACTGGGGTTTTCTTGCTTGGGGATTAGTTGCAAGTACTGTAACTATAACTTTCTCTTTGCTTTCTCAAAATGGGTACCCTCTTAGACCAAGAAGTTTATTAATACCAATATTCCCAAAAAGAATTGTTGAAGGATTAGTTGGAGATATTACTGATGGATTATCCGTCGTTGCAGCGGTAGCAGGAACTGTGGGCCCTTTAGGATTTTTATCACTTCAATTAAGTAATGCTGCTGGAAAATTATCTTTTTTGTCAAATAATAGTTTTTTACAAACTTTGATAGTTTTGGTCTTGACTTTGATTTTCACAATTTCAACCTTGAGCGGTATTCAAAAAGGTATTAAGTTTCTTTCTGAAATTAATATTTGGCTTACCATTGTTCTAGGCGTAATACTTTTATTGATTGGACCTACTTTTTGGTTAGTTAATCATTTTCTTAGTAGTAATTTTTTATACTTGAGTGATGTTAAAAAACTTGCATTACCAAATCCTAATGATGCTTGGGTCAAGGGCTGGACTATTTTTTATTGGGGATGGTTTTTAGGTTATGCACCTTTAATGGGATTGTTTGCCGCTGGTGTTAGTAAAGGTCGTACTTTTAGAGAATTAATAATTGTAGTTTGTATTATTTGTCCATTTGTGACTAATTTGTGGTTCACAATCCTTGGAGGTAATGGAATATTTCTTGAATTAAATAATCCTAATTTATTAGGAAAAGAGTTAGTAGAGGGCGGAGAAGCAGGCGTATTATTCTCAATTTTAAGTCAGTTGCCTTTATCGTTTTTAATGATACCAATTTCAATATTACTTATAGTCTTATTCATGTGTACGAGTGCTGATTCAATAAGTTATGCAGCTGCAATTGTCGTTAGTGGTAAGGAAAATCCTCCAAAAAAGATAAGATTATTTTGGGCATTGATGATAGGTTTTCTTACAATAGCTCTTTTAAGAATCGGATCAGAAGTTGGAGATAAAACAAGTATCGATGCTCTTCAAGCATTTATTGTCATAACTGCAGTCCCTGTCACTCCCTTAATAATTTCCACCATATGGACAGCTCCGAAACTTGCAATAAAAGAATATGTAAGGTTAAAAAAAGGTTAG
- a CDS encoding EVE domain-containing protein — translation MNEPNYWLMKSEPDAYSIDTLKRDGVTLWDGIRNYQARNFMRRMMIGDKVFFYHSNCKPPGIAGFMEVVDLNIIDPTQFQKESGYYDQKSSKENPRWDCVKVKYLFKADKFLSLPELKILFNEEELLLVKKGNRLSIIPVETKIAKSILERIKQG, via the coding sequence ATGAATGAACCTAATTACTGGCTAATGAAAAGTGAACCAGATGCTTATAGTATCGACACATTAAAAAGGGATGGAGTAACTTTATGGGATGGCATTAGAAATTATCAGGCACGCAATTTCATGAGAAGGATGATGATTGGAGATAAAGTTTTTTTTTACCATTCAAATTGTAAACCTCCAGGAATTGCTGGTTTTATGGAAGTTGTAGATTTGAATATTATTGATCCAACTCAATTTCAAAAAGAATCAGGTTACTATGACCAAAAATCTTCTAAGGAGAATCCAAGATGGGATTGTGTCAAAGTAAAATACCTTTTCAAAGCAGATAAATTTTTAAGCTTGCCAGAATTAAAAATCTTATTCAATGAAGAAGAATTATTACTGGTTAAAAAAGGTAATAGATTATCTATAATTCCTGTAGAGACTAAGATAGCTAAATCGATTTTAGAAAGAATTAAACAAGGTTAA
- a CDS encoding DUF2811 domain-containing protein, producing MQELEGDVNQTFLNKKEEIVSFKCDLHRNLQQAMNKFVEDHPKWDQYRILQAAIAGFLMQKGFQNRDLTRLYVGKMFSMDFDN from the coding sequence ATGCAAGAATTAGAAGGTGATGTTAATCAAACATTTTTAAACAAAAAAGAAGAAATTGTTAGCTTTAAATGTGACCTGCATAGAAATCTTCAACAAGCTATGAATAAATTCGTTGAGGATCACCCAAAATGGGATCAATATAGAATACTACAAGCAGCAATAGCAGGATTTTTAATGCAGAAGGGATTTCAAAATAGGGATCTTACAAGACTCTATGTTGGCAAAATGTTTTCAATGGATTTTGATAATTAA
- a CDS encoding DUF1818 family protein, which yields MLAEEKNWKLIKDIKKGKFCFLIRVNNWAIELQKHEFELLYKLLLKLNSQFLEIKDELMDEELINLEIEQMPWYAELEGKKYEWNLRLIFESLEQTRSFEMYWPIPIAENLSFEIKKMWESMD from the coding sequence TTGTTAGCAGAAGAAAAAAATTGGAAATTAATAAAAGATATCAAAAAAGGTAAATTTTGTTTTCTTATTAGAGTAAATAATTGGGCGATTGAGTTACAAAAACATGAATTCGAATTATTATATAAATTACTTTTGAAACTTAACAGTCAATTTTTGGAAATAAAAGATGAATTAATGGATGAAGAGTTAATTAATTTAGAAATAGAACAAATGCCTTGGTATGCAGAATTAGAGGGTAAAAAATATGAATGGAACTTAAGATTAATATTTGAAAGCTTGGAACAAACTCGATCTTTTGAAATGTATTGGCCTATACCAATAGCTGAAAATTTATCTTTTGAAATAAAAAAAATGTGGGAATCAATGGATTGA
- a CDS encoding DNA-directed RNA polymerase subunit omega — MNVSHNSSIDHNDLAKRGESLIRKSTNRYLTTVRIAFRAKQRRFDDFDGLLEESSIKPVQRSIIELSDEQDQPDLLPG; from the coding sequence ATGAACGTATCACATAATTCTAGTATTGATCATAACGATCTTGCAAAAAGAGGGGAAAGTTTAATAAGAAAATCTACTAATAGATATTTAACTACTGTAAGAATTGCTTTTAGAGCTAAACAAAGACGTTTTGATGACTTTGATGGTTTGTTAGAAGAGTCCTCAATCAAACCAGTTCAAAGATCTATAATCGAACTAAGTGATGAACAAGATCAGCCAGATTTACTCCCTGGTTAA
- a CDS encoding Hsp70 family protein: protein MEKNFSGTLALDLGNTNTVIAFQDEKGKDLNLIEIPGITSSPGVIPTVIWFEGEDNIAKIGLSALKKKNLSNSETYFHSNFKRLIANPVERLQKKVLSPNESGEKFFKILWENIPNELEIKRLVLTAPIDTYKGYRKWLINLCESLPINEIALVDEPTAAGIGINVPLGSIIMIIDIGGSTIDMSVIKTQGGEGKSAPIAELLKFQGKDVSSISKQKIRCAETISKSGSKIGGKDIDQWIVNYFLPSNQDERNLSIAEKLKCKLSSPGVESETRHLISLFTEENEQKEFFLSKEIFEKILIDNNLLNHLNSLLKDLLNEARGKFCTIDDLNSVILVGGGTQIPLIKEWIANEISGIQIRTPPPIESIAVGALAMTPGVKIKDILIKGISIRLFNKREQKQFWHPIFYKGQTWPTEKPFELILQARKDGQSIFEIIIGETKEKRNYDVIFENGLPKLSEYQNEEEVLKWNKKPLKIKLNNECKIGEDCLKLYFSITKDSSLYVKYLDINEKELGESNLGNIF, encoded by the coding sequence ATGGAAAAGAATTTTTCAGGAACTCTTGCTCTTGATTTGGGAAATACTAATACCGTAATTGCTTTTCAAGATGAAAAAGGTAAAGATTTAAATTTAATAGAAATACCAGGCATTACATCTTCTCCTGGAGTCATCCCAACAGTCATTTGGTTCGAAGGTGAAGACAATATCGCTAAGATAGGATTATCTGCATTGAAAAAGAAAAATTTATCTAATTCAGAAACATATTTTCATTCAAATTTCAAAAGATTAATTGCTAATCCTGTTGAGAGGCTTCAAAAGAAAGTTTTAAGTCCTAATGAATCCGGTGAAAAATTTTTCAAAATTCTTTGGGAAAATATTCCAAATGAACTAGAAATCAAAAGGCTCGTCTTGACTGCACCAATTGACACCTATAAAGGTTATAGAAAGTGGTTAATAAATCTCTGCGAAAGTTTACCTATTAATGAGATTGCACTAGTTGATGAACCTACTGCTGCGGGAATAGGCATCAATGTTCCATTGGGTTCAATCATTATGATTATCGATATTGGGGGAAGTACAATCGATATGAGTGTAATTAAAACACAAGGTGGCGAAGGTAAATCTGCCCCTATTGCAGAACTATTGAAGTTTCAAGGAAAGGATGTGAGTTCAATATCAAAGCAAAAAATAAGATGTGCAGAAACAATAAGCAAATCGGGATCAAAAATTGGAGGTAAAGATATAGATCAATGGATTGTTAATTATTTTTTACCATCAAATCAAGATGAAAGAAATCTTTCAATAGCAGAAAAATTAAAATGTAAGCTTAGTAGTCCAGGAGTCGAATCTGAAACAAGGCACCTTATCTCATTATTTACAGAAGAAAATGAACAAAAGGAATTTTTTTTGAGTAAAGAAATTTTTGAAAAGATTTTGATAGATAACAATCTTTTAAATCACTTAAATTCTTTACTTAAAGATTTATTAAATGAAGCTAGAGGCAAATTTTGTACTATAGATGATTTGAACTCTGTGATTTTGGTTGGAGGAGGAACACAAATTCCTTTAATCAAAGAGTGGATAGCTAATGAGATTTCAGGGATACAAATCAGAACTCCTCCTCCTATTGAATCAATAGCAGTTGGAGCTCTTGCTATGACTCCCGGAGTTAAGATTAAAGATATTCTAATTAAAGGTATATCTATAAGATTATTTAATAAAAGAGAGCAAAAACAATTCTGGCATCCGATTTTTTATAAGGGCCAAACATGGCCTACAGAAAAACCATTTGAGTTAATTCTTCAAGCCAGAAAAGATGGTCAGAGCATTTTCGAGATCATTATTGGAGAAACTAAAGAGAAAAGAAATTATGATGTGATTTTTGAGAATGGTTTACCCAAGTTATCAGAGTATCAAAATGAAGAGGAGGTTCTTAAATGGAATAAAAAGCCCTTAAAAATAAAATTAAACAATGAGTGTAAAATTGGAGAAGATTGCTTAAAGCTCTATTTCAGTATTACGAAGGATTCATCTCTTTATGTAAAATATCTAGATATTAATGAAAAAGAATTAGGCGAATCTAATTTAGGAAATATCTTTTAA
- the pyrR gene encoding bifunctional pyr operon transcriptional regulator/uracil phosphoribosyltransferase PyrR: MSNQDKRITILTEDELRKTLSRLTFEIIEKISNLENLLLVGIPTRGVHLAEVLRKDMFDKTGINVNKGIIDPTFYRDDQNRVGTRLIEATDFPTSIEKKDIVLIDDVIYTGRTIRAAIEALLLWGRPKRVMLLVMIDRGHRELPIQPDFCGRKVPTNKKETVHLCLKQVDGEEGIFLDR, translated from the coding sequence ATGTCCAATCAAGATAAAAGAATCACAATACTTACTGAAGATGAGTTAAGAAAAACTCTCTCGCGCTTAACTTTTGAAATTATTGAAAAGATCTCAAATTTAGAAAATCTCTTATTGGTTGGTATCCCTACGAGAGGAGTTCATCTCGCTGAAGTTTTGAGAAAAGACATGTTTGATAAAACTGGGATTAATGTAAATAAAGGAATAATAGATCCGACTTTCTATAGAGATGATCAAAATAGAGTTGGAACTCGTCTAATTGAGGCAACTGATTTTCCTACTTCAATAGAAAAAAAAGATATTGTTTTAATTGATGATGTTATTTATACAGGAAGAACAATTCGAGCTGCGATTGAGGCTCTTCTTTTATGGGGAAGACCGAAAAGAGTAATGTTATTAGTAATGATTGATAGAGGACATAGAGAACTACCAATTCAGCCTGATTTTTGTGGAAGAAAAGTTCCTACTAACAAAAAAGAAACTGTTCATTTATGTTTAAAGCAAGTGGACGGGGAAGAGGGTATCTTCTTGGATCGTTAA